GGAGAAGATCGTACCGGGGATCCAGAAGACCGCTGAGCTGGTGCAGGAGATTGCCGCGGCCAGCCGCGAGCAGGACGCCGGAGCCGAGCAGATCAACAGCGCAATTCAGCAGCTCGATACGGTTATTCAGCAGAATGCCTCGGCCTCCGAAGAGATGGCCTCAACCGCCGAAGAGCTCTCCAGCCAGTCGGAACAGCTTGGCGAGATGATCTCCTTCTTCAATGTCGGCAACGCCCGTCGGCAGATCGCGGCGCGCAAGCACCTGACCGCCGAAGATCACCAGGCCAACCTGAAGAAAGCCCAGCTGGCGATGCCGTCATCGGCAGGTAAAGGCAACGGCAGTGGCAACGGTTCCATCGGAATTGCTCCGGGCACAAAGAATGCCAGCTCCGGCCGGGCCGATACCCTCGATCAGGATTTTGAACAGTATTGATTGTTGCCATCAACAAGGAGAATGAAAATGACTGAAGCCGCAGTAGATATGACTCATCAATACCTGACGTTCATGCTCGGGGATGAAACCTTTGCCGTAGATGTTGCCAAGGCGCGCGAGGTTCTCGATAGTATCAATATCACCAAGGTTCCGCAAACGCCGGAGTACATGCTCGGGGTAATCAACCTGCGCGGCAGTGTTGTGCCGGTGATCGATATGCGTCTCAAATTTGGCCTGGAAAAGAGAGACCGAACGGTGGATACCTGTATCATTGTGCTGGAGATCGCCGTTGATGGCGATGCCGTTGTCATCGGTGCCCAGGCCGATTCGGTGCAGGAGGTTCTCGAGATTAGCACCGGACAGATCGAGCCGCCGCCGCGACTCGGGACGAAGCTCAACACCGAATTCATCCGTGGGATGGGCAACTGCAATGACGAGTTTGTCATCATCCTTGATATCGACAAGGTCTTTACAGTTGACGAACTGGAACTGGCAAAGGGTATGTCGAAAACTGATGAAGAGGTCGCATGAACGGATATGTTGCCTTGTCGGTGCCGGGATACCCTCCTCATCTTTTTCCGGCACCGATTTTTTTGCTAAGCGATACATTTGCATGAAGGTCTGAACCGTTCGGAGAAGACGTATGATCAAGCGTGTCTGTACATATTGCAAATCTGAACTCGGCACGGTAGCGGATGCCGTTGATGAGGTACGGATCAGTCACGGAATTTGTCTCGAATGTCTTCGTGAAAATCACCAGCACCACCTGAAATCTCTCGATGAATTTCTTGAAACTGTTACAACGCCACTGGTCCTCGTCGATGACCAAAGACGGGTTGTTTATGCTAACAGCCCGGCCTGCAATATTGTCGGCAAGGAACTCGACCAGGTAACAGGGTTGTTGGGTGGGGAGTTTATCGATTGCGTCTATGCCGCCGATCCCGAAGGCTGCGGCGCGGCAGTGCACTGTCAGAGTTGTGTCATCAGGCGTGAAGTCGAAAAGACCGCACTGACCGGGTTCCCGTCCAGACGCGTTCCGGCTATTCTTGATCTTGCCAAAGAAAGCGGGGATCAGACCGTAAGATTCCTGATTTCAACGGAAAAGATAGATGATGTCGTATTCGTCCAGATTGACGAAGTCGAACCATTTTGATCACTTTTTTTGTCATGATTTTCCGAGTAGAGCTATGGCCCGATAATGTTAACTGCAGTTATTAGTCGGATGGGAGTTTTGGTTTGGCCAGCAAAATCCTGATAGCCGATGATGAAGAGAGTATCCGTTTTACTTTTAAAACCTTTCTCGAAAACGAAGGTTACGAAGTTGACGCGGTTGAAACCCTTGCCGCAGGCCTGCAGCTTCTCGATGATTCATACGACCTGATATTTCTCGATATCTACCTCGGCCGGGACAACGGATTGTCATTGTTGCATGAGGTTCAGTCGCGCCGGCTACTGTGTCCGGTTGTCATGATTACCGGCTCACCGGAGATTGCCTCGGCCGCTGAATCCTTGCGCTACGGGGCCTTTGACTATATCTGCAAGCCGGTGACCCAGCTGATCCTCCTTCAGGTTGCCGCCAAGGCCCTGGAACATAAACGGCTGCTTTGTGAAAAAGAGACCTTCCGGATGCGACTGGAAGGGCTGTTCCGGTGTGCAACCGAAGGAATCGTTATGACCGACAACGATCTGCGCGTTGTCGCAGTCAATAAGTCGGCCCGAACACTGCTTGGCCTCGATGATTAGGTCGTTGGTTGCCGCCTCGATCAGTTGCCCAATATGCAGTATCCCATTTTTTCCAGATTTTGTGATATCATCAGGTCCAGATTTGACGGCGAAATTTACCGGCTTCAATGCCATGGAGCGGATGGCAGCAGCCAGTTTGTCAGCATGAGCGCATCCCCCCTGATAAATGATGATGGAACCGACTACGGTGGTGTGCTCATCATCCGTGACGAGAACCGACGGGGCAACGCCGATGAAATTAATGGATCATTATCTGGAAGCCTTCCGTAAGCTGAATGAAAAAAATCTACCTGATTGAAGACGAGGAGTCCTTGCGTGAAACCCTTTCAATGTTCCTGGAAGAGTTCGGTTTTGAGGTGTTCGCGTACCCGTCCCTGAGCGAGTTTCAGGAACCGGATATCGATGGTGATTGTCGCTCTGCTGAGGAGTCGGTGTTGTTTTTGCTCGATCATAATTTGCCCGGTGAACGCGGCCTTGATTATATCGCAAAACGTTTGTCGGACGGGCGCTGCCAATGCGGCGGCAAATGCATGGCGATCATGTCGGGTGGTTTACGTGCCGCGGAAGCAGAGAGAGCCGAAGAGCTTGGTTGTTATGTTTTCGAAAAACCGGTCCTGTTCGCTGATCTTGAAGAGTGGCTGGAGTCTCTTGGAAACTGAGATACACTATT
The nucleotide sequence above comes from Desulfuromonas sp.. Encoded proteins:
- a CDS encoding chemotaxis protein CheW is translated as MTEAAVDMTHQYLTFMLGDETFAVDVAKAREVLDSINITKVPQTPEYMLGVINLRGSVVPVIDMRLKFGLEKRDRTVDTCIIVLEIAVDGDAVVIGAQADSVQEVLEISTGQIEPPPRLGTKLNTEFIRGMGNCNDEFVIILDIDKVFTVDELELAKGMSKTDEEVA
- a CDS encoding chemotaxis protein; the encoded protein is EKIVPGIQKTAELVQEIAAASREQDAGAEQINSAIQQLDTVIQQNASASEEMASTAEELSSQSEQLGEMISFFNVGNARRQIAARKHLTAEDHQANLKKAQLAMPSSAGKGNGSGNGSIGIAPGTKNASSGRADTLDQDFEQY